The sequence AGAAATTGGTCTGACCGTGCAGCACCGGATCACGAGAATCGTTGAGAAAGTGAATaaatctttttgttatttttctttttgtgcaGAGAAGTAACCCTTAACTGTATAAGCTGAGCCATTTGACTAAGGGTCCACCACCTactgagaaatcaaaattggTGTTAAGggtaagaagaagaaaaagaacaaaaagagtgGACTTTTTAGTGCACAGCCAAAATGGAGTCAGAAAGGAAAGTGTCTGTTTGGGAAAAGACACAGACAGCCTTTGCTCTCTGTGGGCCCACCTACTATATCCTTCCAGAGCCCAAATTGAAGACACAGATCCACATTGATATTTActgatttttcttctttttcttcttttttaaatttaaaaagaaataggaGCCAGAGGCGAAAGGCCAGCACCGGATTGTTCTAAAAATCTGGCACTTGAACGATGTCGTTTAATAGCAGTCATAgtcattttgtttttgtaattAAGGTGACCGCgtcattaaaattaaaaattacaactgTTTCGGATCAGACGACACAACGCATTAAACACTATCATGCGCCTGTCTTTCAATCGGCCGCATCACGCCGTCAGCTCGTCAACCATCACACCAAACCGAGGCCTCCCTCTAGCTTGACCGTACACATAACTCCGTTAAACACATAATGTTAGCTTCTTACACTAAAATCCACCAATGAAAGCCAAGTTACTGCTACTGAAATCCATAACGTACAGAGAATGGGACCCACAGCCATGCCAAACTGCAGGTGCAGGAGAAGCGGGTAAGGTCCAGCACACACAAAACCTCATGCAGCAAACCCCCACTCCACTCttgttctctctctctgtATTCCCTGTTCTTTTGTTTATTCGTCCAAGTTTGATACTGCGAGTCTTCGATTCGTGTTCCAAGGCACTCCTTAATATAGCCTGCACCTCTCCCCTATTTGATTGAACAGCAAACCACAGAAAAATAACTCCACCCTTCCACTGCTTCACCTTTTACCACCATAATCTCCTCTCTGAACAAACatgcaaaatataatgaaaatgagtagtcttcttcttctgctgctgctgctgctagCAGCCACTTGTTGCTCTGGCTACAGCGACGCTGAACTACTGTTAAAGCTAAAATCCTCCATGATCGCACGAAATGGCTCTGGTCTCCAGGACTGGGAACCCTCACCATCTCCCTCTGCTCACTGTTCTTTCTCTGGAGTTACATGCGACAAGGACTCACGGGTGGTGTCTCTAAACTTGACTTCACGTCACGGTTTTTTCGGTTTCATTCCTCCAGAAATTGGTCTCTTGAACAAGCTCGTAAATCTCTCAATCGCTTCACTTAATCTCACAGGGAGACTTCCTTTGGAATTGGCTCAACTGACGTCTCTGAGGATTTTCAACATCTCTAATAATGCCTTTATAGGTAATTTCCCTGGAGAAATCACTCTCGGCATGACTCAGCTTCAGATTCTTGATATTTATAACAACAACTTCTCTGGTTTACTCCCGTTGGagctcataaaattaaagaatctCAAGCATCTTCATCTCGGCGGCAACTACTTTTCCGGTACGATACCAGAGTCATACTCGGCGATAGAAAGCTTGGAGTATTTAGGGTTAAACGGTAACTCACTTTCGGGTAAGGTCCCTGCTAGCTTGGCTAAGTTGAAAAATCTTAGAAAATTGTACCTTGGATACTTTAACTCGTGGGAAGGAGGTATTCCACCGGAATTCGGATCGTTGAGTTCGCTTGAGATTCTCGACATGGCGCAGAGTAATCTTAGCGGCGAGATTCCTCCGAGCTTGGGCCAGTTAAAAAATCTGAATTCTTTGTTTCTTCAAATGAACCGTCTATCAGGTCACATTCCTCCAGAATTATCTGATTTAATTAGTTTGCAATCTCTTGATCTTTCTATCAACTCCCTCAAGGGAGAGATACCGGCAAGCTTTTCCAAGTTGAAGAACATCACGCTTATCCATCTCTTTCAGAACAACCTGGGCGGTGAAATCCCCGAGTTTATCGGTGATTTTCCAAATCTGGAAGTGCTTCATGTTTGGGAAAACAACTTCACTCTTGAGTTGCCAAAAAATCTTGGGTCGAGTGGGAAGTTGAAAATGCTTGACGTGTCTTACAATCATCTCACTGGCTTGATTCCGAAGGATTTATGCAAGGGAGGAAGATTGAAGGAGTTAGTACTGATGAAAAACTTTTTCCTTGGGCCTCTTCCCGATGAGCTTGGCCAGTGCAAGTCATTATACAAAATTCGAGTGGCCAATAACATGCTTTCTGGAACTATTCCTTCTGGAATCTTCAATTTGCCATCGATGGCAATACTTGAGTTGAATGATAACTACTTCTCGGGTGAACTTCCGTCGGAGATGTCAGGAATTGCACTAGGATTGCTGAAGATCTCTAACAATCTTATCAGTGGAAGCATTCCGGAGACACTTGGGAATTTGAGGAatttacaaattataaaactagAGATCAACAGATTATCTGGTGAAATTCCAAATGAGATTTTCAATCTTAAGTATCTTACAGCAATCAACTTCAGTGCCAACAACCTCAGCGGTGACATTCCTCCTTCAATTTCGCATTGCACTTCTCTAACATCAGTTGACTTCAGTAGAAACAACCTCCACGGTCAGATTCCAGTAGAGATTgcaaatttaaaagatttaagCATTCTCAATGTTTCACAGAATCATCTAACTGGTCAGATACCAGGTGATATTCGGATCATGACAAGCCTTACAACTCTCGACCTCTCCTACAACAATCTATTAGGCAGAGTTCCTACAGGAGGTCAGTTTCTAGTGTTCAAGGACAGCTCGTTCATTGGAAACCCCAATCTCTGTGCACCACATCAAGTCTCTTGCCCGTCACTTCATGGTTCAGGTCATGGCCACACGGCGTCGTTCGGCACTCCGAAGTTAATAATTACAGTCATTGCCCTGGTTACTGCGCTAATGCTAATAGTTGTAACAGCTTACCGATTGAGAAAGAAGAGGCTCGAGAAATCAAGGGCTTGGAAATTAACTGCATTCCAGCGGCTGGATTTCAAAGCTGAAGATGTGCTTGAATGCTTGAAAGAGGAGAACATTATAGGCAAAGGCGGTGCGGGAATTGTGTATCGCGGGTCCATGCCAGATGGTGCTGACGTAGCAATTAAACGACTGGTGGGTCGAGGTAGTGGAAGGAATGATCACGGTTTCTCCGCTGAGATTCAAACTCTCGGACGAATTAGGCACCGAAATATAGTGAGGCTGTTAGGGTATGTATCGAATAGGGATACAAACTTGTTATTGTATGAGTACATGCCTAATGGAAGCTTAGGTGAGTTGTTGCATGGGTCAAAAGGTGGGCATTTGAAATGGGAGTCTAGGTACAGGATTGCTGTCGAGGCTGCAAAAGGACTGTGTTATCTTCACCATGACTGCTCTCCTCTGATAATACACAGAGATGTCAAGTCCAACAACATATTGCTTGATTCAGACTTCGAGGCTCATGTGGCTGATTTTGGACTGGCTAAGTTCTTGCAAGACGCCGGTGAATCGGAATGCATGTCATCTGTTGCTGGTTCATATGGTTACATCGCGCCAGGTTCGTGATTTTCAACTTGTTCACTAATAGTATTATCATTATCtggttttatcattttcattgGTTTGCTGCAAAATCTTGTGAGCACACTTGACCGACCCCGTTTTATCTTTCATATTCACTTCATCTTTGACACTTTTATGCTACATTTGAAGCATTGCGTCCTTTTCTGACTTGTACTGCGAATTGACTCTCTTGAATGTTGTTTGAAaggagaaaatgaaaaggacAATTATGTTTTTCAGAagaaattatttctttctatatgtatatatattctgCCTTTATTAGTTTTCATTCATGAATGCATTCAATGTCAAACGATATTCTCAGTATTTAACAAGTCAAAATATGGTccaaaattattcaagtatCAGAATTTTCcgtactatttaaatattatcgATTCAGTTATAAATATTGGTATATGTGTTcctttaaagaaagaaaaaagtggCTTTTGGTATTCATTCAACATGGACAATGATATTAAACAGTTTCACAAGAGATTTATGAACCGAAATTTAAATGTTTAGGCTATTATGGCCCAAGGCCTTAGCTTCAAACTCGAGAAGAAAGCCTATATATGCTTTACTTATGGCCCAAGGCTTTCGCTTCAatcttgaaaaaaaagaaagcataaTTGCATTCTCTAATCGGTGCATTGTGCAACAGAATACGCTTACACCCTAAAAGTGGACGAGAAGAGCGATGTTTACAGCTTCGGCGTTGTGCTACTGGAACTAATAGCAGGCAAAAAGCCAGTTGGGGAGTTTGGAGAAGGAGTAGATATAGTGAGGTGGGTGAGGAAGACAGCATCAGAACTGTCACAGCCTTCGGATGCTGCTTCAGTCTTGGCAGTTGTGGACCATAGGCTTACTGGGTATCCATTGGCTGGTGTGATTCACCTGTTTAAGATAGCCATGATGTGTGTTGAAGACGAAAGCGGTGCTAGGCCAACCATGAGGGAAGTTGTTCACATGCTCACTAATCCTCCGCCCATCTGCCCCAAGCCTGCTCTCCCTTTAGTGTGTACCGGAGTCTAACACGAATGCTTTTGAAGAATAAGACGCATAACAAAGTGTAATAAAAAGCTGCGCGAGAAAccaaaaaaactcaaaaagaaaaaaggtatGAAACGTGTGTAAGGTTGTTAATCTTGTTTCCTTTGCTATGTAAAAAGATATGCAATTGTCTGTGTCTTTGTAAACTTGTACTCTTATCAAAGAAGTGGTTGTTGTGACAACTGTGCCCTCTCTCTACCACTATCAGCAGCAGATGTTGTGCTTTTGTATAAAACAACCAAAACCAAGTCCAGTACACAGAACTTTAAATAAACAATCAAATTGAAGACAACGATTTGAAGTTTCAACTCTATTGCTTCAAAGTCAGATCAAACCAAAGCCAGGATAATGAttttcgttttctttttctttttctttttgtttgaacaattaagaaattcattgcatgaatatagaaagataaaaaaagggCTATAAGCTCTAAATATTTTGGACCCGACTCgaatgcaaaaataaatactaattattaaaGAGAAACCATGACACAATAAGATTAAACAGTATATAATTAGTAACTGATTGAATTAATCTGACCTGGCAACTGCATGTTGGCTTTGAAGAATTAAATAGTGAAATCCAGACTTTAACATAAGCTGACAGAAAAAGAAGGATAAACTGTGCAAAGAGAGATGAAGGATGCCCGGGGCCAATAAAAGAAGCCAGTGACAACAACAGAGAATGTTTTAGTTTTAagagttataaaaataatggataattacatatttagtGTTTGAGCTACAtaagaagtttaatttttaaatggtCTAATGACAccaaaaatctaaatttttatctatttttttaatttttattttaaatagccAATTTATCTAGTTGATTtcaattataatcaaattaaatatatcagtTAAAATAGAGTGAGGTGTCATTATCAACAATTAGCATATCACtgtcatatatatttacatatcATACACGAGTTACTAAGCTCAGGTCATAGATAAATAGAAAAGTGAATAAGTGAATGACAAATTAAAatcatgaataaaaaaaatatatataaatggtgaagtcatttcttttctcactTTCGTCCTTCTTTTTAGTACTGTTTTTTAAAAGACAAACGATATTGGTAGagtaaaaagatattaatatctataagTAAGAGAGTAGCATCCAATTTTGAccgatattttaatttgactaTAATTACAATTAATTAGCTAAATCggctatttaaataaaaaaattaaaaattagctaaatttataaaaaaaagataaatttttaaatttataatatcattaggcctttttaaaattaataattgaacatgataatttataaagaataataaagtaGTACTTTTTAGAGGAAAACTGCATCAAAAACTAAGTTGCATTCCTTAGTAATATAGCCTTAAGATAAATATTATCCTATATATAATCTTGGAATCTCTTTCCCTTAAATCTCTTTTTCTAATGTCTatttctcttatctttcatTTTGCTCTCAGAAAAAGACTATAAAGATGATAGTAATCTTTGCTTGTGTCATAAGCATTGTATAAAAAGAATGCCATGGACTAATAGAAATCAGTAATCTAatccttaatttttaatttactaattctaattttaattcacCAATTTAtgaattctaatatttattacacTATAAAATCTAATGACTTAATAAAAACATGCTTATATATGATGGAtaagtttattatttcattattttagcAACACATctttactatatattttttattttatatctcatttaacataaaaaaaaaaatcaatgtCGATGTTTATAACATGTGacttactaaaaatattattttgttatttttttttacatattattattaattaaaaccactcaattattattttttgacaaatttaaacaccataaatataattacCCTAAAGAGAATTAGGAAAAAAGATTAAACTTCTAGCCTTCATTAGATATGgttaatttaaattgtttaCTTCATAATCACATCTTTGCGAAAAAAAGAATTCCAAATGCACaattttgaattgattgcatttaatataatatgattttatgATATTCTCATATAGTTTTgtattaaagaaaagataaaaagaaattaataatgtataaaacatgtaaataatGATTACAAAATTATAGATAAAACACTGTTGCCAATTACTAATgggcaaaaagaaaatagaacaTATTTGCTAATTAGTAATAAATTCCTACTAACTAAATCAAGGATGAAAAATACGTAGAAAAAGGGGGTAGAACTATAaagttttcttattatatactccctcttaaaattcaaaattatcaGACCCGCTTCTGCTCTGACTGTCAAAGTCGAATAGAAGCGAGAGGGAAGATGGCAGAAATGGAGATTAAGACTCTACCACCATGTCCGAGCACGGTAACCGTCCGTCGAAATCCTCATCGAAGGGCTAGACCTACACCTCCTGTAAACTTCACCCCTTcgtcaatttcaaaatcaaacaaaCAAGACATTCCTTCATTTCCAATCGAGGACATTCTATCAATCGAAGTTCCTCAACCAGAACCAACCCTAGCCCCGCCAGTTTCTGAGAATCTTAAAGTCTTTCTCAGAATTAAACCTTTACGGCCTCTGAAATCCCCTCCCAGAGATCAAAGTCTCAAGCTGAGACACAAAAGTGCTTGGCCTCAAGCAAAGAAGAATAGCATAAGAGAgaacaataataatactacaaagaagaaaaaaaacaatgaGGTCTGTATATCAGTCAACGGTTTTCAATCGGTGACTTTATCACCACCCTTAGCTTTACAGGAATCGAAAAGGATCAAGTCCGTGGTATACGAAGGGTTTTCACATGTTTTTGCCTCTGATTCTTCTCAGGTACGCTTTCTGTTCATTTTCACAttcattagtttttattaGTGATACTAAAGTTTTGTGTTTGTATACAGAATGCAGTGTATGATAAGATGGTGAAGCCCTTGGTAGATGATTTTCTCAAGGGTAAAAGCGGAATGTTAGCTGC is a genomic window of Ricinus communis isolate WT05 ecotype wild-type chromosome 2, ASM1957865v1, whole genome shotgun sequence containing:
- the LOC8274684 gene encoding LOW QUALITY PROTEIN: receptor protein kinase CLAVATA1 (The sequence of the model RefSeq protein was modified relative to this genomic sequence to represent the inferred CDS: deleted 1 base in 1 codon), whose product is MQNIMKMSSLLLLLLLLLAATCCSGYSDAELLLKLKSSMIARNGSGLQDWEPSPSPSAHCSFSGVTCDKDSRVVSLNLTSRHGFFGFIPPEIGLLNKLVNLSIASLNLTGRLPLELAQLTSLRIFNISNNAFIGNFPGEITLGMTQLQILDIYNNNFSGLLPLELIKLKNLKHLHLGGNYFSGTIPESYSAIESLEYLGLNGNSLSGKVPASLAKLKNLRKLYLGYFNSWEGGIPPEFGSLSSLEILDMAQSNLSGEIPPSLGQLKNLNSLFLQMNRLSGHIPPELSDLISLQSLDLSINSLKGEIPASFSKLKNITLIHLFQNNLGGEIPEFIGDFPNLEVLHVWENNFTLELPKNLGSSGKLKMLDVSYNHLTGLIPKDLCKGGRLKELVLMKNFFLGPLPDELGQCKSLYKIRVANNMLSGTIPSGIFNLPSMAILELNDNYFSGELPSEMSGIALGLLKISNNLISGSIPETLGNLRNLQIIKLEINRLSGEIPNEIFNLKYLTAINFSANNLSGDIPPSISHCTSLTSVDFSRNNLHGQIPVEIANLKDLSILNVSQNHLTGQIPGDIRIMTSLTTLDLSYNNLLGRVPTGGQFLVFKDSSFIGNPNLCAPHQVSCPSLHGSGHGHTASFGTPKLIITVIALVTALMLIVVTAYRLRKKRLEKSRAWKLTAFQRLDFKAEDVLECLKEENIIGKGGAGIVYRGSMPDGADVAIKRLVGRGSGRNDHGFSAEIQTLGRIRHRNIVRLLGYVSNRDTNLLLYEYMPNGSLGELLHGSKGGHLKWESRYRIAVEAAKGLCYLHHDCSPLIIHRDVKSNNILLDSDFEAHVADFGLAKFLQDAGESECMSSVAGSYGYIAPEYAYTLKVDEKSDVYSFGVVLLELIAGKKPVGEFGEGVDIVRWVRKTASELSQPSDAASVLAVVDHRLTGYPLAGVIHLFKIAMMCVEDESGARPTMREVVHMLTNPPPSAPSLLSL